Part of the Candidatus Methylomirabilota bacterium genome, CGCAGCCACTCGAGCGCCACCTCGTGCTGGGCCATGTCCATGTAGAGGCGGCCGAGGTTGGCGTAGGGCCAGGAGAACTTGGCGTCCGCCGCGATGGCGCGCTGGTACGCGGCGGCGGCGCCGCCCGCGTCGCCGAAGCGATGCTGCAGGTTGTAGCCGGCGATGTTGAACGCCTCGGCCAGCTTGGGCACCTCGTGGGCGGGGAGCCGGCGGCCCATGAACGTCAGCGCCTCGCGGCGCACGCGCGGATCGGCCGAGCTACGGCTGCGGTCCAGCAGGACCGTGCGCGCCAGGCGGACCCTGCCGTCGTCGGTCAGCGAGCGACCCACGCGGAGCAGACAGTCGGTGCGCTCCGGAGCGGCCAGCATCCCCACCAGCGCCCGGATCTCGGGGTCGCGCGGCCCGGAGCCCGCGGCGCAGTAGTCGGCGCCTTCCTGCACCCAGCCGCGGGCACGGGCCAGATCGAGCGCGCGGGCGGTGTCGCCGGACTCGACCAGCGTGGCGAACAGTGCGGTCGCGGTCACCTCGTGGTCGACCGCGGCGCCGCCGAGAACGACCCGACCCACGTCGAGCGTCCGGAGCACCCGGTCCGGCAGCATGCGGGAGATCCGCGAGGCGTTGAGCGATCGGCGCAGCCCGTCCACCCAGCGCAGCCCGGTCTGCGCCATGCGCTCCGACCGGGTGGGCGGGGCGTTGAGGCTGGCGTTCAGGTATTCCACCGCCACGGCGGTGCTGCCCA contains:
- a CDS encoding tetratricopeptide repeat protein, with the protein product MPRRLLLPPMLAVLLVLLMGCNGPDSRVRGTVQSGDSAARQRALREALRYYRAAAVAEPASLDAQTRRGGMAEVLGEFDEALDAYARAARIEPSARAYQRAGILAERMGSTAVAVEYLNASLNAPPTRSERMAQTGLRWVDGLRRSLNASRISRMLPDRVLRTLDVGRVVLGGAAVDHEVTATALFATLVESGDTARALDLARARGWVQEGADYCAAGSGPRDPEIRALVGMLAAPERTDCLLRVGRSLTDDGRVRLARTVLLDRSRSSADPRVRREALTFMGRRLPAHEVPKLAEAFNIAGYNLQHRFGDAGGAAAAYQRAIAADAKFSWPYANLGRLYMDMAQHEVALEWLRTAVRINPKHVRAYVNLGLSLQLLRRDEEAVPAYRAALALDPDDAFVHAKLGRSLLKLGRDAEGLQELQVAVRLDSSLTVEREFLVRRVAGDPRGFPPD